A single genomic interval of Streptomyces sp. BA2 harbors:
- a CDS encoding FAD-dependent oxidoreductase — translation MVEATPRERETVHGVVLGGGLAGLLAARALRNHVDKVTVIERDTYPDRPEPRKGVPQSHHAHILWSGGAEAIEALLPGTLDSLRAAGAHRVGVKQDMVLYSAYGWQHRFPSSHYALTCSRPLLDRTVRNAVLSDPSIEVLQGTEAQDLLGDRERVTGARIRTQDGTTRDLPADLVVDATGRGSRLKHWLTKLGQPPITEESVDTGLTYATRVFHAPAGAPRSFPVVSVYADHRTGRPGRNGLLLPIEEGRWIITLSGTRGGEPTADEYQFAEFARVLRHPLIADLIDAAEPLTPVRTTRSTLNRRLHLDRLPRHPEGLVALGDCVVSLNPIHGHGMSVAARSAHALETCLRRAGGLKPGLARTAQQAVAAAADAPWLLSASQDLCYPDNRADVSDPRLTTQAAQRQGFADLVTSASLVNQRVCDALTAVTTLTAPLAHLETPEFLTALRQGPARPPLNAPPLNAEEAAVLRSTRAR, via the coding sequence ATGGTCGAAGCAACACCACGTGAGCGGGAGACAGTGCACGGCGTTGTGCTCGGTGGCGGCCTCGCCGGCCTTCTGGCCGCCCGCGCCCTGCGCAACCATGTCGACAAAGTGACCGTGATCGAACGCGACACCTACCCGGACCGACCGGAACCCCGCAAGGGCGTCCCCCAGAGCCACCACGCACACATCCTCTGGTCCGGCGGCGCCGAGGCCATCGAAGCCCTGCTGCCCGGCACACTCGACAGCCTGCGTGCCGCAGGAGCCCACCGCGTCGGCGTCAAACAGGACATGGTCCTTTACAGCGCCTACGGATGGCAGCACCGCTTCCCGTCCTCCCACTACGCCCTCACCTGCAGCCGCCCCTTGCTCGACCGGACGGTGCGGAACGCCGTACTGAGCGACCCGAGTATCGAAGTCCTCCAGGGCACGGAGGCACAGGACCTGCTGGGCGACCGCGAACGCGTCACCGGTGCCCGCATCCGCACCCAGGACGGCACCACCCGAGACCTCCCCGCCGACCTCGTCGTCGACGCCACCGGCCGAGGCTCACGCCTCAAGCACTGGCTGACCAAACTGGGCCAGCCACCCATCACCGAGGAGAGCGTCGACACCGGACTCACCTACGCCACGCGCGTCTTCCACGCTCCCGCAGGCGCCCCCCGGTCCTTCCCCGTCGTCAGCGTCTACGCCGACCACCGCACCGGCCGCCCAGGGCGCAACGGCCTACTCCTGCCCATCGAGGAAGGCCGGTGGATCATCACGCTCTCCGGCACACGAGGCGGCGAACCGACCGCCGACGAGTACCAGTTCGCCGAGTTCGCACGCGTCCTGCGCCACCCCCTGATCGCCGACCTGATCGACGCCGCCGAACCTCTCACGCCCGTCCGCACCACCCGCAGCACCCTCAACCGCCGACTGCACCTCGACCGCCTGCCCCGGCACCCCGAGGGACTCGTCGCACTCGGCGACTGCGTCGTATCCCTCAACCCCATCCACGGTCACGGCATGAGCGTCGCGGCCCGCTCCGCCCACGCCCTGGAGACCTGCCTCCGCCGCGCCGGCGGCCTCAAACCGGGCCTGGCCCGGACCGCCCAGCAGGCCGTCGCGGCCGCCGCCGACGCACCATGGCTGCTCTCCGCCTCCCAGGACCTGTGCTACCCCGACAACCGGGCCGACGTCAGCGACCCGCGCCTGACCACCCAGGCCGCCCAACGCCAGGGCTTCGCCGACCTCGTGACCAGCGCGTCGCTCGTGAACCAGCGCGTGTGTGACGCCCTCACGGCCGTCACCACCCTGACCGCACCGCTCGCCCACCTGGAGACCCCCGAGTTCCTCACGGCCCTGCGACAGGGCCCCGCACGGCCACCGCTGAACGCACCGCCGCTGAACGCGGAGGAAGCGGCGGTACTGCGGAGTACGAGGGCGCGGTAA
- a CDS encoding ferredoxin has product MRDSSMQVGVDVNRCVASGMCALLAPGVFDQEERTGQVVLLEEHPPTEDWEAVEEAERSCPGQVIRFREAAARGESR; this is encoded by the coding sequence ATGCGGGATTCGTCCATGCAGGTCGGAGTCGATGTGAACCGGTGTGTGGCGTCGGGCATGTGTGCGCTGCTCGCGCCCGGGGTCTTCGACCAGGAGGAGCGCACGGGCCAGGTGGTGCTGCTGGAGGAGCATCCGCCGACGGAGGACTGGGAGGCGGTGGAAGAGGCCGAGCGCTCGTGTCCGGGGCAGGTCATCCGCTTCCGTGAGGCGGCCGCGCGGGGCGAGAGCCGGTAG
- a CDS encoding cytochrome P450 produces the protein MTDTLSTPPRRLPTERTRPLDPPEELGRLREEEPVSPLLYPDGHVGWLVTSHAAARKVLSDQRFSARGDLKKVPFELPSGGRPWETVPPGFFMHMDPPDHTKYRRLLTGQFTVRQMKALEPRIAQVTEEHLDAMERQGPPTDLVPSFALPVPSLVICELLGVPYSERPRFQDHSTTVMRIGSSHEEVAAAFAAIYGLIHELVQLKHKEPADDLLSGLIATGELNDAELTGVGMLLLMAGHETTASMLALGTYALLRHPDELARLREEPELFGNAVEELMRYLTIAQFGVPRTALEDVELEGKLIKAGDGVTVSLAAVNRDPGRFEDPDRLDVGRSTSGHMAFSFGIHQCIGQQLARVEMRIAYSALFRRFPGLRLAVDADEVPLRSQATMYAAQRLPVTW, from the coding sequence ATGACGGACACGCTGTCCACGCCGCCGCGGCGGTTGCCGACCGAGCGCACGCGTCCGCTCGATCCACCCGAGGAGTTGGGCCGGCTGCGTGAGGAGGAGCCGGTGAGTCCGCTGCTGTATCCGGACGGGCACGTGGGCTGGCTGGTGACCAGCCACGCCGCGGCCCGGAAGGTACTCAGCGATCAACGGTTCAGCGCTCGCGGCGACTTGAAGAAGGTGCCGTTCGAGCTGCCGTCGGGGGGCCGGCCGTGGGAGACGGTGCCGCCCGGCTTCTTCATGCACATGGACCCGCCGGACCACACGAAGTACCGGCGTCTGCTCACCGGGCAGTTCACCGTGCGGCAGATGAAGGCGCTGGAGCCGCGTATCGCGCAGGTCACGGAGGAGCATCTGGACGCGATGGAGCGCCAGGGGCCGCCGACGGATCTGGTGCCGTCGTTCGCGCTGCCGGTCCCGTCGCTGGTCATCTGCGAGCTGCTGGGCGTTCCGTACAGCGAGCGTCCGCGGTTCCAGGACCATTCGACGACGGTGATGCGGATCGGGTCGTCCCACGAGGAGGTGGCGGCGGCCTTCGCGGCGATCTACGGGTTGATCCACGAGCTGGTGCAGCTCAAGCACAAGGAGCCGGCGGACGATCTGCTGAGCGGTCTGATCGCCACCGGCGAGCTGAACGACGCGGAGCTGACCGGGGTCGGGATGCTGCTGCTGATGGCGGGGCACGAGACGACGGCGAGCATGCTGGCGCTGGGCACATACGCGCTGCTGCGCCATCCCGATGAGCTGGCGCGGCTGCGGGAGGAACCGGAGCTGTTCGGCAACGCCGTCGAGGAGCTGATGCGGTATCTGACGATCGCGCAGTTCGGGGTGCCGCGTACGGCGCTGGAGGACGTCGAGCTGGAGGGCAAGCTGATCAAGGCCGGTGACGGGGTGACGGTGTCGCTCGCGGCGGTCAATCGTGATCCCGGGCGGTTCGAGGATCCGGACCGGCTGGACGTGGGGCGTTCCACCTCCGGGCACATGGCGTTCAGTTTTGGCATCCACCAGTGCATCGGGCAGCAGCTGGCGCGGGTGGAGATGCGGATCGCGTATTCGGCGCTGTTCCGGAGGTTCCCGGGGCTCCGGTTGGCGGTGGACGCGGACGAGGTGCCGCTGCGTTCGCAGGCGACGATGTACGCCGCGCAGCGGCTTCCGGTGACGTGGTGA